CAGATCTCAAGAAAAGGAGCCTATTCTGGCATCAAGGTAGAGGCTGAAGTGATGAGTTTAGTCTCCAACatggtgaatatatattttttatttatttatttttacttattgttattttgttaattgttttctggattttttaataattttttattgtgttatgttagtcaccatacagtatatccttagtttttaatgtagtgatccatgattccCAATATGGTGAATTTAAACTGTCCATGGAAATATCCAGCATGCGTTTAGAAGGAGGATTCAACGGTTACatagttttttaataaatttaattctctGAAAATTATCTTCGTGTCAGCTATGTCTGAGGTACGGAGGTTGGACATATTCTAAGAGAGAGAATATGCTTCTCAAGAATTATTTAAAGACAGAAGACATGGAAAGGAGATAGATGACTTCATTTGCTTGGGGAATTACAGGGTATTTGAGAAAGGGacattcttgtttttctctttcacaggACAATCCAGGTACCTTGACCTTCATGACCACTATCCTTGTATTTCATACCCACAAAGCACCTATGCTTGTATTTCTAATTAATATACCGAGTTCACCAGGATACTAAGCTAGGAGTAAAATAaacttctgattatttttcagAACTCTTTGAGGAAGATGACAATAGCCATATGTTACAGTTGAGTCACTGAGCTTCAGGAATGAAGTAACCTCACCAAGTCGTAAAATTGGTGTTTCGAGCTAAAATTTGAACAAGATCTTAGTTGGTATAAATAACCATAATCTCCCCATTACATATTGCCACACAACATTAATATGTTGAGCAAAGTTCAGGCCCTCCTTCCTGCAACGATAACTTGCTATCATAAACTAGGTACTCTGTCAAACTAGGATGCACAGTAAAGAGACTGCATGAATGTTAGAGTCATATATAGATATTATTTCTATCCTGGAATCTAGTTTTATGACACATCATTTGATATCTCggtccctcagtttcttcttgtaTTTGATGTCAAAAAACAATCACAACTATGTCATTGTGGCTTTACAAGTACATTTAGAGTGCTTATAAAACATTAGAAATCTTATCATAATGTAGtattgttcaataaatggtatattttcatattttatttagaacTGTTGGTGCTATTATGAATGTAACTATATTCCAAATTTAAGTTTGCACTCTCAAGGACATTCTGAATTAAACTTCTATTTCTGAATTCCTTCTCCTCAGGATAGAGACTTCTGATAGAGTTCCTCTACTGAATTAGTTATGCTGGTTTCCAATAATTCATATGTTGCCTCCAAATCTTTTATTCTTAATGGAATTCCTGGTCTTGAAAGAGTACATGTATGGATCTCCCTCCCATTCTGCACAATGTATATCATCTCCCTTGTGGGAAACCTTGGCCTTGTGTACCTCATTCATCACGAGGAGTCCTTACATCGCCCAATGTATTTCTTTCTGGCCATGCTGTCCCTCATTGACCTCATTACCTGCACCACTACGCTACCCAATGCACTCTGCATCTTCTGGTTCAATCTCAAGGAAATTAACTTCAATGCTTGCTTAGCTCAGATGTTCTTTCTTCACGGGTTCACTGGTGTGGAGTCTGGTGTACTCATGCTCATGGCTCTGGACCGCTACGTGGCCATTTGCTACCCACTGCATTATGCTACCATACTCACTAACCCTATCATTGCCAAAGCTGCACTTGCCACCTTCCTGAGGGGTGTGTTGCTGATGATTCCCTTCCCATTCTTGGTCAAGCGTTTGCCCTTCTGCCAAAGTAATATTATCTCCCATACATATTGTGACCACATGTCAGTGGTGAAGTTGTCCTGTGCCAGCATCAAGATCAATGTCATCTATGGTCTGATGGTGGCCCTCCTGATTGGAGTGTTTGACATCTGCTGTATATCTGTGTCTTACACTATGATCCTTCGGGCTGTGGTCAGCCTTTCATCGGCAGATGCTCGGCAGAAGGCCTTCAGCACCTGCACTGCCCATATATctgccatcatcatcacctaTGTTCCAGCATTCTTCACTTTCTTTACCCACCGTTTTGGGGGACACACCGTTCCCCCCTCTCTCCACATCATTGTGGCCAATCTTTATCTTCTACTTCCCCCAACTCTTAACCCCATTGTGTATGGGGTAAAGACAAAACAGATCAGAGACAGTGTCATAAAGCTCTTCCAGGGTGAGAAATGTACACATATCCAGGACAACTGAAATTAgtagaagatgaaagaaaagacaacaaagaGGAGACTCATGTGTGACATCATACATTCACTCACGTGAGGTATCATATATTGCCCAGGTCTATCCCAGGGTATGTTTTCTGAAATGATAGTAGGGAAATTTTTTGCTAATTCTGGATTTATATCCCAGTGCCTTCCCCTTACTTTTCTCCATCACTAATTTTAATCAGGTAATTGATATGGGCTCATTACAAATTTTCTCTGATGTATCCATGCAAGATATTTTCTTAACCTTCTGAGAGAGTTCTTAAGTGTCTTTTCTATGTTTGTAATCTCGCCATTGGAGAAGAAGCAAAATGGCTTTTCCAGCCTGGGTAGTTTTTGAAACTAGAATGCAGTTTATGAATTAGGCTGATAACATGCAGATAAAACTGGCAGTCATGGTGTTTAAAAGAATGCATTTAGGAAACATATTGTCAAAAGCTTTGCAGACCAATTTACTCAAGAATAAAGAATGCTTACAATGTAAAGCTTAGCCCTTCATAATAAATGCAATATATGACTCAAAACTCCTAGGCTGTTTctcaatattgatttatttttcctcacttAGTGATATCAGGTTTTTGTTTACTCTTTTGAATAAAATTTCTTACTAAGAATACCATGGGCACTCTTACTAATGCTCAAGTGTACCCGGGGGTGTGAAAACTTCTTGGATATAGTGTCTCCACTATCATCTCTCAGTTCAATAATATCTCTTTCCTGGCACACTGATCACCAGCGATCTATCTCCAGTTTCGTCCCCTTTTTCTCTGGAACATCTAATGTAACATTTGTTGAGGTGTTGTCCATGGACCCC
The sequence above is a segment of the Ailuropoda melanoleuca isolate Jingjing unplaced genomic scaffold, ASM200744v2 unplaced-scaffold10825, whole genome shotgun sequence genome. Coding sequences within it:
- the LOC109488817 gene encoding olfactory receptor 52N5, whose translation is MLVSNNSYVASKSFILNGIPGLERVHVWISLPFCTMYIISLVGNLGLVYLIHHEESLHRPMYFFLAMLSLIDLITCTTTLPNALCIFWFNLKEINFNACLAQMFFLHGFTGVESGVLMLMALDRYVAICYPLHYATILTNPIIAKAALATFLRGVLLMIPFPFLVKRLPFCQSNIISHTYCDHMSVVKLSCASIKINVIYGLMVALLIGVFDICCISVSYTMILRAVVSLSSADARQKAFSTCTAHISAIIITYVPAFFTFFTHRFGGHTVPPSLHIIVANLYLLLPPTLNPIVYGVKTKQIRDSVIKLFQGEKCTHIQDN